The genomic stretch CTCTGTGTAAAGTATCACAACCCAGCTGTCATCATCAGGCTTCATCCTAACATGTAGAGCTTATGTCAGCCTAAGTGTGgtttcctgtctccttttccaAATTTTGCCATCTTAACAAGAGAACTCGAAGAAGCAGATGTTGACTAATAGTGTTCACATTGACCAAAGTGTTTGGAGTCTAGGCTTTTTTTTCAGATGGCTTTTTCATGCTCTATGACTATTATACTAGATTCTTGAAAACTTATCTTCCgtctatttctttcttgcttttcttttttctatgtttctatttactcatttatgatttcttgtttttttcaaaCAGGGTTCCTCTCTCTaggtctggctggcctggaactcactgtgtagaagaGGTTGCTTTTGAAATCACAGATCCCCTGTCTGCCTTCTAAGTACATGTGGCACCATTCCCAGTCCACACATTATTTTTCTGTACCTTCAGAAAGGTACAGAAAAAATTCACTAATTCACATTTAAAAGACTTctaggagaggaggagggaaagtggaagaaACGCATTATGTGAGTGTGATGTTAAGGCACTATGCTTTGGAGAATAAGACTTTCCTAGTATTACACAGCAAGTAAGTGATCAGGGTCATAAGTATGTCCCATATATCTACATTTAATAATCTacatcccctcttccttctcagaaTTCTCAGAGGAGTTCAAGGAAATCTATGGTTAGAATGGCAGGGAGTCAGTGCTGTTCAAAAGTCAAAGGTTTGTGATGTGAAAGTCAATTTTTTACCCTTAGGAGTCAGTCCTTAAGCCTGCAACAGCCCCAAACTGTcccccaaaagagaaaaagaacattccAAGCCCCAGATCTGAAAGGCATGCTGCAAGTGTATCAAGGTGAGTGCAGCTAAATTCTGTGATTCCATGTATGATTCTAGGTGTGTTAGACTGCATAAAGAAGTAAGTACGATTTCTGACTATGGGTAGAGGGACAGAGAAGAGCAGATAGTATGTCCCTGTGATGTCACTGTATGTGGTGAGAAATCATCATTTATCCCATACACATTATCAGATTTTCTAAACTTTCCCCTCATCTGGAGAGGTGATGGGCTTTAATGGTTTAATTCCTTCACTgtatttactgctgtgaactttTCATCATTTCAGGACTCATGGATATCCAGCAATACTGGGGTAAGGAGAAACCATAGCACCATGAACCCGTCTCCTCTCAATGTGTTCCAGAGTTTATTTCTCTGTTAAGTCTCAGGTTTCATGTTGCTTCTCCCACTATGCACAGCAATCTGTCTCTGCTTGGCTTTAAACAAGGCTTCTCCATGTTTCCTTGCTCTTTCTCCTTATGCTTCTGTTGCTTAAGTTACAAATAAGGTTGTACCTTGTATTTCATCTGACTCTAAACATATATGTCTCATTTTTCTGCAGTTCATATGACTCTATTTGCAAAGGACCACACCGCCATTgccattaacaaagaaaaaagacaaatacaGTATAGAAGTTACAAAACAGTTCCAGTTTCTGAGATCTACCATTTGGGTGTCCTGGGATATCCAGCTCTTTCCTCAGGGAAGCATTACTGGGAAGTAGACGTGTCTAGAAGTGATGCCTGGCTCCTTGGATTAAATGATGGAAAGTGTGCTCGTCCCCAACTTCATTCAAAGGAAGAAACGGGCATCAACAAAAAACTTCATTCTCCGATCAAACAAAATGTAATGTTTCAGCCTAAATGTGGCTACTGGGTTATAGGGATGAAGAATTCGTCTGTATGCAAGGCCTTTGATGAGTGTTCTATCACCCACAATTCCAGTATCCTGGCCATCTCTCTGCCTGGTCGTCCCAGTCGTGTCGGAGTTTTCCTGGATCGGAAAGCTGGCACTCTCTCATTTTATGATGTTTCTAACTGTGGAGCTCTCATCTATAGGTTCTATGACCCTGCCTTCCCTGCTGAAGTCTATCCATATTTTAATCCTATGGCATGTTCAGAGCCAATAACAGTATGCACACCACCATCCTAAACCCTCACCTATACCTGTGCAGTGCCCCCATGTCTCCACTGCATCATTCTAACTTATTTTTTGTCTGGGGCCCTTTATTTTAATAACCTTCACTTCTAATCCCAAACCACTGTGGATTCATTTCCTTGATCCAGTTGCTTGTCTGCTCAAAAGATGATTACTGTCATTTGTCATTTCCcatattccaaaaataaaaaataaaaatggttgttTCCTCACAAAGTAAAATAGAGCCTCTGCTAACACCATCTCTGTAGAAACACAGTCAAAAGAATGACTCATGGTGAGCAATGTCTTAGGAACCTCTAAGAGAAgccccagagagaaagaaagagggcctTTAACCTCAGGGACATTTTGTTCCCTGGATTGCTTTGGATGTGATTTTGTGCCTCTTGCAAAAAGAACATCTGCATTCAATTTGTAAGATCGGTTTACTCTAGTTGGATGTCAGAACATAGCTATAGAACCAATTCCTGTGCAAGGATATACTGAATGCTGGCCTCAATGTACAAATTCTGAATATGGACTTGCACCTTGATTTCATGCTTTTCAAGATATCATCTATAACATAGTACCAGATACTTGTGTTTATATGGTCTGTCCTGAGACAGTTGTAGGAAAGGTTTGTTAATATGTTCTTACTGGtatgtatttacatgtttttctgattTGGTTCTTCTGGACTCATTAaccttcctgctttcttttgtACATTCATGTTTAAAAGCACAGTGAAACTGAAGAAAGGTTGTCTGCAGCATCAGGCTGTAGTCACCCCAATTCATTAAGGTCTGCAAACCCCAAGTCTTACAGACAGAACTACCTAGGCCCACAACGGTATGCACACCTTCTTTATGGTGTTGCCAGAGATAGAAGCCAGGGCTTCGTGAGTGCTTATGAgttgctctaccactgagttacttGCCTCAGCTCTGTCAGGTCTCCACAGCCACATTCTTTCTGTCACTGACAAAAGATGAGAGAAAGTTCTTTTCCAGCGTGGCTAGCAGTTTAGGAAATTATATGTAGGAGTCTCTCTTTAAGGAATAGGACTTAGCAGAAGGTCAGTTTAACCACAATGCTTGTGTTCCAACAAAAAGTTAAGAAGGagacatctcaaatgatatccacTAAGACCATGTGTTTAGAATATCCAGGTTCTAATGCTGTCTCTCCACATAGCATTACAACCCTGAATAACATCATCTCAagcctgtgtttgtttgtttgttcttttctttctttctttgtttaattttacttttttatttttcagttttgataAAATAGCACACCTATATTACACAtcattttaggaaaataaatttgaaatcttTAGAAGGCTCTGAGAGTAAAAGCCCTTTCCTCTGTGAGTGATGAACTGTGTTCATTTACTTAGACCCTCTTGGCTGAAGGAAGCAGCCAGCTCCAAGAGATGATCATCTTACTTCACAAATATGCTACAGAACATCTAGGCTGAAAGTCATACACAAATGAGAGGAGACTATATTATTTTTAGTAAGAAAAGATCAATAAGTATAATGTGTCCAGTGCACACTCTGTACATGGGGGTTGTGCTAATTACTGGGTAGATGTGCTGTACTGATGTTCTATGTGACACTGTGTTACTGAGGAAACTAAGGTATAGATCTTCTCATGTCTGGATATTAGATCCTGGGAGCTGCCACCAAGACTATTCTAATGTGTTGTGgatatctatattttttttcttttcacacttACTTTTTGAAAGGATATTTGTTTAGCTGTATTCATTATCAAGTAAGTTAAAATCTATGATTTTCTATTCACaataaatgataataatgacAATGATACCCATAACTGAACCTTCTGTTATGTTGTGAAATGTAAACAATAGAATGTTTCTAGGAACTCATATTACTTCTAGCAGATAAAAGGTATCAGATACTGTATCTGTTAAGTTTTTTCTACCCTTTGTTGTGACCACAATAAAGTATCATTGGGAATGACAAACAGTTGTTGCCATGATGGTTTTGATAAAATCCAAGCACTAATGAGACAGGAAAATTTCAGTGCATCTGTGGCCAGGCTCAGTTACACAGGATGACCTTGCTTTGGTTGGATTtgccttgctttgcttttgtgttgAAGTTTACAATATATAGCAATAGAACAAAACTCAACACCTTTAAAGGAGAATGTGCTAGGTTTTTGATAAGTGAGGAAGTTCAAGAGGACACTGTGAAGGACAGTGTCACAGAGTTTATTTAGAGATTCATATTGACATAAActgacagagacaaagaggagacATCATGGGTTATGGTTCCCAGAGAAGTAGTGGTCCCAGCACCACAGAAGAACAAATTAAGGGATCTCTGTGCAGAGCATACAGTCAGGTAAGACTCATCTTTGACCTTTCAAAATGGGGGTGAGTTCTCAGCAGGAGCCTGCACCCAGGTTCTCTCATGTCAGGGCAAGAGTCACAGCAGTCATGTGACACAGGACATGGCAACCTCCC from Mus caroli unplaced genomic scaffold, CAROLI_EIJ_v1.1 scaffold_18842_1, whole genome shotgun sequence encodes the following:
- the LOC110289082 gene encoding tripartite motif-containing protein 30A, translating into MQKAKICDEWQDDIQQQRADWENQIQSNVENLQRQFNGLREFLDSKENEELQELKKEKEEVIEKLEESENELREQTELVRDLISDVEHQLELSTLEMLKGANCVLRRSQSLSLQQPQTVPQKRKRTFQAPDLKGMLQVYQGLMDIQQYWVHMTLFAKDHTAIAINKEKRQIQYRSYKTVPVSEIYHLGVLGYPALSSGKHYWEVDVSRSDAWLLGLNDGKCARPQLHSKEETGINKKLHSPIKQNVMFQPKCGYWVIGMKNSSVCKAFDECSITHNSSILAISLPGRPSRVGVFLDRKAGTLSFYDVSNCGALIYRFYDPAFPAEVYPYFNPMACSEPITVCTPPS